A genome region from Deltaproteobacteria bacterium includes the following:
- the trpC gene encoding indole-3-glycerol phosphate synthase TrpC codes for MSVLSEILAHKRNEVRARRKKGLTLPGWDLPPIRSFRDAITKGPGVAVIAEVKKASPSKGLICPDFDHLAIACDYERGGAAAVSVLTDERFFQGDLMYLAEIRREIGLPLLRKDFIIDHFQVEESLAWGADAVLLIAAALDEVLLSELMHHVKELGMDYLLEVHDERELERAMKVGADLLGVNNRNLADFSVSIETTFRLKRIVGDLVPIVSESGISSAADMERLRTARVSAALIGEAIVKAEDRVARLEGLVAAGKG; via the coding sequence ATGAGCGTCCTATCCGAGATCCTCGCCCACAAGAGAAACGAGGTCCGGGCAAGGCGCAAAAAGGGCCTGACGTTGCCAGGCTGGGATCTGCCGCCCATTCGGTCCTTTAGGGATGCGATCACGAAAGGGCCTGGGGTCGCTGTCATTGCCGAGGTAAAAAAGGCGTCTCCATCAAAGGGCCTCATCTGTCCGGATTTCGACCATCTCGCCATTGCCTGCGATTATGAAAGGGGCGGGGCAGCTGCGGTCTCGGTCCTCACGGATGAGAGGTTCTTTCAGGGGGATCTCATGTATCTTGCTGAAATTCGACGTGAGATCGGTCTTCCACTCCTCAGGAAGGATTTTATAATCGATCACTTCCAGGTGGAGGAGTCCCTTGCCTGGGGGGCGGATGCGGTCCTTCTCATCGCAGCTGCCCTTGACGAGGTCCTTTTGTCAGAACTCATGCACCACGTCAAAGAACTCGGCATGGATTATCTTCTCGAGGTCCACGACGAGCGGGAGCTGGAGCGGGCCATGAAGGTGGGTGCTGATCTCCTTGGCGTGAATAACCGGAATCTTGCGGATTTTTCTGTCTCCATCGAGACCACTTTCAGACTCAAAAGGATCGTGGGGGATCTGGTCCCGATCGTGAGCGAGAGCGGGATCTCGAGCGCGGCAGACATGGAAAGGCTGCGCACCGCCAGGGTCTCGGCTGCCCTCATCGGGGAGGCCATTGTAAAGGCCGAGGATCGCGTGGCCCGCCTGGAAGGGCTCGTAGCAGCAGGGAAGGGATGA
- the trpD gene encoding anthranilate phosphoribosyltransferase, with protein MEAIKKAIARLVQRQDLGAERIVQVFRQIMEGAATDAQIGAFLTALRMKGETVEEISGAASVMREKAVRIHVDLPPGTPLVDTVGTGGDQSHTFNVSTTSAFVVAGAGIHVAKHGNRSVSSRSGSADVLEALGVNLALSPDQVARCVKEIGIGFLFAPALHPAMKYAAGPRREIGIRSVFNILGPLTNPAGADVQLIGVYDPGLVRPIAEVAGMLGSRRVWVVHGEGGLDELSLLGPSRVASWKDGIVTEFIVSPGDAGLPVCSMEDLRGGDARENAAILKEILAGQGGAKRDMVLLNAGAAIFLAGRADSLLEGVKAAAESIDSGAALQKLKGLVAFGRKAE; from the coding sequence ATGGAAGCCATCAAAAAGGCCATCGCGCGCCTCGTACAGAGGCAGGACCTGGGGGCGGAGAGGATCGTCCAGGTCTTTCGTCAGATCATGGAGGGCGCGGCCACGGACGCCCAGATCGGCGCATTTTTGACGGCCCTTCGCATGAAGGGCGAGACCGTGGAGGAGATCTCGGGAGCGGCCTCGGTCATGCGGGAGAAGGCCGTCCGTATCCACGTGGATCTGCCGCCCGGCACTCCCCTCGTGGATACGGTAGGGACCGGCGGGGACCAGTCCCATACGTTCAATGTCTCTACGACCTCTGCGTTTGTAGTGGCTGGGGCCGGAATTCATGTGGCAAAGCATGGAAACCGTTCGGTCTCGAGCCGCTCCGGGAGTGCTGACGTCCTCGAGGCCCTGGGGGTCAATCTCGCCCTCTCGCCGGACCAGGTCGCAAGGTGCGTGAAGGAGATCGGGATAGGTTTTCTCTTTGCCCCTGCCCTCCACCCGGCCATGAAATACGCAGCTGGCCCCAGGCGCGAGATCGGAATCCGGTCCGTGTTCAACATCCTGGGCCCACTCACTAACCCTGCCGGGGCCGATGTCCAGCTCATCGGCGTATATGATCCCGGTCTCGTGCGTCCCATTGCCGAGGTCGCAGGAATGCTCGGCTCCCGTCGGGTCTGGGTCGTACACGGAGAAGGGGGGCTTGACGAGCTGAGCCTTCTGGGGCCGAGCAGGGTGGCATCCTGGAAAGATGGGATCGTCACGGAGTTTATCGTCTCGCCCGGGGATGCAGGGCTTCCTGTCTGTTCCATGGAGGACCTTCGCGGCGGGGATGCGAGGGAAAACGCGGCCATACTCAAGGAGATCCTTGCGGGGCAAGGGGGGGCAAAGAGGGACATGGTCCTTCTGAACGCCGGGGCCGCGATCTTCCTTGCCGGAAGGGCCGATTCCCTCCTTGAGGGGGTGAAGGCTGCTGCAGAGAGCATCGATTCGGGTGCAGCCTTACAGAAGCTCAAAGGGCTTGTTGCCTTCGGGAGGAAGGCCGAATGA